One window from the genome of Streptomyces cadmiisoli encodes:
- a CDS encoding DDE-type integrase/transposase/recombinase encodes MVGDITYLPIAEGWLYLACWLDLASREVVGYAMADHHRAELVVDALDMAHGRGGLEPGCIIHSDSEYVKYRVSRAS; translated from the coding sequence TTGGTCGGTGACATCACTTACCTGCCCATCGCAGAAGGCTGGCTCTACCTCGCCTGCTGGCTGGACCTGGCCAGCCGCGAGGTCGTCGGCTACGCCATGGCCGACCACCACCGCGCCGAGCTCGTCGTCGACGCACTCGACATGGCCCACGGCCGGGGCGGACTGGAGCCCGGCTGCATAATCCACAGCGATAGTGAGTATGTGAAGTACCGGGTGTCCCGGGCCTCTTGA
- a CDS encoding IS110 family transposase, with the protein MASIPPVSRTVIGGVDTHKDLHVAAVIDTDDHVLGTEAFSTTRAGYRAMLRWMRTFGDVRRIGIEGTGSYGAGLLRHLQLAGIEILEVNRPDRSDRRRRGKDDTLDAENAAHAALAGHRTITPKTRDGMVESLRVLRVARSTAVKARRVALQMLRCQIISAPEELRDQVRNLTRMQLIRTCAAWRPDETAFRDPTSATRIAIKSLARRYLELNDEVADLDSMIEPLVHELAPTLLERTGFGIENTAQLLVTCGDNPERVTDEARFAKLCGVAPLPASSGKVQRHRLNRGGDRQANSAIHMAVVCRLHYDENTKKYVERRTNEGKSKMEIIRCLKRYVAREAYYAIKQDSTPNRTVQRG; encoded by the coding sequence ATGGCCAGCATCCCACCCGTCTCCCGCACCGTCATCGGCGGCGTGGACACCCACAAGGACCTGCACGTCGCCGCCGTGATCGACACCGACGACCACGTGCTGGGCACGGAAGCGTTCTCCACCACCCGCGCCGGTTACCGCGCGATGCTCCGATGGATGCGGACCTTCGGCGACGTGCGCCGCATCGGTATCGAGGGCACTGGCTCCTACGGCGCCGGACTCCTGCGTCACCTGCAGCTGGCCGGCATCGAGATCCTCGAGGTCAACCGCCCAGATCGCTCCGACCGTCGTCGGCGAGGCAAGGACGACACCCTCGACGCCGAGAACGCCGCCCATGCCGCCCTGGCCGGCCACCGCACCATCACGCCCAAGACCCGCGACGGCATGGTCGAGTCCCTGCGCGTTCTGCGGGTCGCCCGCTCGACCGCGGTCAAGGCCCGCCGCGTCGCGCTGCAGATGCTCCGCTGCCAGATCATCTCCGCACCCGAAGAACTGCGTGACCAGGTACGCAACCTGACCCGGATGCAGCTGATCCGCACCTGTGCGGCCTGGCGGCCGGACGAGACCGCCTTCCGTGACCCCACCTCCGCCACCCGCATCGCGATCAAGTCGCTGGCCCGCCGCTACCTCGAGCTCAACGACGAGGTCGCCGACCTCGACTCGATGATCGAGCCCCTGGTCCACGAGCTGGCCCCGACGCTGCTGGAGCGGACCGGCTTCGGCATCGAGAACACCGCCCAACTGCTGGTTACCTGCGGCGACAACCCCGAACGCGTCACGGACGAGGCCCGTTTCGCGAAACTCTGCGGCGTCGCCCCACTGCCTGCCTCGTCCGGAAAGGTGCAACGGCACCGGCTCAACCGCGGTGGTGACCGCCAGGCCAACTCCGCCATCCACATGGCTGTCGTCTGCCGCCTGCACTACGACGAGAACACAAAGAAGTACGTCGAACGCCGCACCAACGAGGGCAAGTCCAAGATGGAGATCATCCGCTGCCTCAAACGGTACGTCGCCCGGGAGGCGTACTACGCGATCAAGCAGGACAGCACCCCCAACAGGACCGTCCAGAGAGGTTGA
- a CDS encoding integrase core domain-containing protein: MGLRQSCGRTGSCFDNAAAESFWALLKEEIGARTWSDRATVRAEVFSFIETFYNRRRLRKHKVFGYLRPSETRLRHQHTLAA; the protein is encoded by the coding sequence TTGGGGCTGCGGCAGAGCTGCGGACGCACCGGATCATGCTTCGACAACGCTGCCGCGGAGAGTTTCTGGGCCCTGCTCAAGGAGGAGATCGGCGCCCGTACCTGGTCCGACCGGGCCACCGTCCGGGCCGAGGTCTTCTCCTTCATCGAGACCTTCTACAACCGCCGCCGCCTTCGCAAACACAAGGTCTTCGGCTACCTCAGGCCGTCCGAAACCCGGCTGCGGCATCAGCACACCCTCGCGGCATAA
- a CDS encoding cupin domain-containing protein: MKISELACVKAPFIPEGSDVVTEFLELPPGDQGAGPHRHSGPVFGYVIEGKILFEIEGEAPYSIEAGQAFWEPGGEVVHYRVANLLSDASSKFVVVMLCAPDVPKITMLTDEEIAERAHLRFSAD, from the coding sequence GTGAAGATAAGCGAACTCGCGTGCGTGAAGGCGCCCTTCATTCCTGAAGGCTCCGATGTCGTGACCGAGTTCCTGGAACTGCCGCCTGGTGATCAGGGGGCGGGTCCGCATCGTCACTCGGGCCCGGTATTCGGGTACGTCATCGAAGGGAAGATCCTCTTCGAGATTGAAGGAGAGGCTCCTTACTCGATCGAGGCGGGTCAGGCGTTCTGGGAGCCAGGCGGTGAGGTCGTGCACTATCGTGTCGCGAACCTGTTGTCGGACGCCTCGAGCAAGTTCGTTGTCGTAATGCTGTGTGCGCCTGACGTACCCAAGATCACTATGCTGACAGACGAAGAGATCGCCGAACGCGCCCACCTGCGGTTTTCGGCCGACTGA
- a CDS encoding IS630 family transposase has product MILFMEPEASVIVESGVHLTSEQMAELRELAGSRDVPADVALRARIVLWSGEGRRRKDIAELAGVAPLTVDRCKTRYAERGLAGLEEKRRGGPRTQVPPQVRARLIALTRMSPPAESGLSHWSTRTLADHLKRREGISVSWHYVARVWREENLKPHRSGTFKISKDPAFAEKVADVVGLYLAPPGGAVVLSVDEKTQVQALDRTQPVLPVTFAATEKRTHDYVRHGTTNLFAALNVATGEVLGECRPNRSGATFLAFLKKAVKPHAEKEIHVVLDNLSTHTTPDVKAWLAKNPHVHFHFTPVGSSWLNQIEIWFGIITRQSIRRGTFASVNVLVKQIRDYVNSWNENAKPFTWTATTDEILAKVRLVQTSVKKLVNNNAK; this is encoded by the coding sequence GTGATCCTGTTCATGGAACCTGAGGCTTCTGTGATCGTTGAGTCTGGTGTGCATCTCACCTCTGAACAGATGGCGGAACTGCGGGAGTTGGCCGGGTCGCGGGATGTTCCGGCCGATGTGGCGCTTCGCGCAAGGATCGTGCTGTGGTCCGGCGAAGGACGCCGACGCAAGGACATTGCCGAGCTCGCCGGTGTGGCGCCGCTGACGGTGGACCGCTGCAAGACCCGTTATGCCGAGCGGGGCCTTGCCGGTCTGGAGGAGAAGCGCCGCGGCGGGCCGCGTACCCAGGTGCCGCCGCAGGTGCGGGCCCGGTTGATCGCTTTGACGAGGATGTCGCCGCCGGCGGAATCCGGTCTGTCGCACTGGTCGACGCGGACGCTGGCCGACCATCTGAAGCGGCGGGAGGGCATCTCGGTGTCGTGGCATTACGTCGCCCGCGTCTGGCGTGAGGAGAATCTGAAGCCGCACCGCTCGGGCACCTTCAAGATCTCGAAAGACCCGGCGTTCGCGGAGAAGGTCGCCGATGTCGTCGGTCTGTACCTGGCCCCGCCCGGTGGCGCCGTGGTGCTGTCGGTCGACGAGAAGACGCAGGTGCAGGCCCTGGACCGGACCCAGCCGGTGCTGCCGGTGACTTTCGCGGCCACCGAGAAGCGCACTCACGACTATGTGCGGCACGGCACCACGAACCTGTTCGCCGCGCTGAACGTCGCGACCGGTGAAGTGCTGGGCGAGTGCAGGCCGAACCGGAGCGGCGCGACCTTCCTGGCGTTCCTGAAGAAGGCCGTCAAGCCGCATGCGGAGAAGGAAATCCATGTCGTCCTGGACAACCTCTCCACGCACACCACCCCGGACGTGAAGGCGTGGCTGGCGAAGAACCCGCACGTCCACTTTCATTTCACCCCCGTCGGCTCCTCGTGGTTGAACCAGATCGAGATCTGGTTCGGGATCATCACCCGGCAGTCCATCCGCCGCGGCACGTTCGCAAGCGTCAATGTCCTGGTCAAACAGATCCGCGACTACGTCAACTCCTGGAACGAGAACGCGAAACCCTTCACCTGGACCGCCACCACCGACGAGATCCTCGCCAAGGTCCGACTCGTCCAGACCAGCGTGAAGAAACTCGTCAATAACAACGCGAAGTAA
- a CDS encoding DUF5372 family protein, producing MVTHPFHPLSGCELEILYVKRRSDALVFVCASGAGRSVTLPQAWTDRGVAAEEHPLAVEGPCAARALVNALASVFRFGSAELGERPCRRSWGCCWMVGMPQARRDGRVLLGPRVVGGQWRSCLSRGRSGQCDEAAERGGQLVAPGPGSGDP from the coding sequence GTGGTCACCCACCCGTTCCATCCGTTGTCCGGCTGCGAGTTGGAGATTCTGTACGTCAAGCGCCGGAGCGATGCGCTGGTCTTCGTCTGCGCGAGCGGTGCGGGCCGGAGCGTGACGCTGCCGCAGGCGTGGACCGACCGAGGGGTTGCGGCCGAGGAGCACCCGCTCGCGGTCGAGGGCCCGTGTGCTGCCCGTGCCCTGGTGAATGCCCTAGCCTCCGTGTTTCGGTTCGGGTCGGCTGAGCTGGGTGAACGCCCGTGCCGGAGGTCGTGGGGCTGCTGTTGGATGGTGGGCATGCCGCAGGCCCGGCGCGATGGCCGGGTGCTCCTGGGTCCTCGGGTCGTGGGTGGTCAGTGGCGGTCTTGTCTGTCACGTGGCCGGTCGGGGCAGTGCGACGAGGCGGCTGAACGCGGCGGTCAGCTCGTGGCGCCAGGGCCAGGTAGTGGCGATCCGTAG
- a CDS encoding IS1380 family transposase: MHTTRSRPKLVVSADGHGVVSHAGSRLLADLADATALTSAFSDALCRLRPRGTGHDPGRVAVDLAVMLADGGEAIADLAVLRDQRDVFGPVASTPTAWRVLAGIDTATLNALRAARARAREVAWLQADETGHAIPASQAGGRELPGLVLDIDATLVTCHSEKEQAAATYKRGFGYHPLLCFLDNTGEGLAGLLRPGNAGANTAADHVALLDQALAQIPDAHRHGTPVLIRADSAGSAKAFLAHIRALRERGIHTFFSVGYPVTEPVRRAIRALPEHVWHPALEQDGALRASAEVAELTGLVDLTGYPDGTRIIVRRERPHPGAQLSLFDQDEGMRHQVFLTDSPVAGSGSIQHLEVRHRAHARVEDHIRCGKTTGFGRFPSRHFAINQVWLELSLTAVDLLAWTRTLLLDGELATAEPKKLRYRLLHAAARITRGARRLRLRIATTWPWRHELTAAFSRLVALPRPAT; the protein is encoded by the coding sequence GTGCACACTACCCGGTCACGCCCCAAGCTCGTCGTCAGCGCCGACGGGCACGGGGTGGTCAGCCATGCCGGCTCGCGTCTACTCGCGGATCTGGCCGACGCCACCGCACTGACCAGCGCTTTCTCCGACGCTCTGTGCCGACTGCGGCCTCGTGGCACCGGGCACGACCCCGGCCGCGTCGCGGTGGACCTCGCGGTGATGCTCGCCGACGGCGGCGAGGCGATCGCCGACCTGGCCGTGCTGCGCGACCAGCGCGACGTGTTCGGCCCCGTCGCCTCCACTCCGACCGCCTGGCGGGTACTGGCAGGCATCGACACCGCGACTCTGAACGCCCTGCGGGCAGCTCGGGCCAGGGCCCGCGAGGTCGCCTGGCTGCAAGCAGACGAGACTGGACACGCCATACCCGCCTCGCAGGCCGGAGGCCGTGAACTGCCCGGCCTGGTCCTGGACATCGACGCCACCCTGGTCACCTGCCACTCCGAGAAGGAACAGGCCGCCGCCACCTACAAACGCGGCTTCGGCTACCACCCACTGCTCTGCTTCCTGGACAACACCGGCGAGGGCCTGGCAGGTCTCCTGCGACCGGGCAACGCCGGAGCGAACACCGCAGCCGACCACGTCGCCCTCCTCGACCAGGCCCTCGCGCAGATCCCCGACGCTCACCGCCACGGCACCCCAGTCCTCATCCGCGCCGACAGCGCGGGCAGCGCCAAAGCCTTCCTCGCTCACATCCGGGCCCTGCGGGAACGCGGGATCCACACCTTCTTCTCCGTCGGGTATCCCGTCACCGAGCCAGTCCGTCGCGCGATCCGGGCCCTGCCCGAGCACGTCTGGCACCCCGCGCTGGAACAAGACGGTGCCTTGCGCGCCAGTGCCGAGGTCGCCGAGCTGACCGGCCTGGTCGACCTCACCGGATACCCGGACGGCACCCGCATCATCGTCCGCCGCGAGCGTCCCCACCCCGGCGCCCAGCTGTCCCTCTTCGACCAGGACGAAGGCATGCGCCACCAGGTCTTCCTCACCGACTCGCCCGTCGCAGGCAGCGGCTCGATCCAGCACCTGGAGGTCCGCCACCGTGCCCACGCCCGGGTCGAGGACCACATCCGCTGCGGCAAGACCACCGGCTTCGGTCGCTTCCCCTCCCGCCACTTCGCGATCAACCAGGTCTGGCTGGAGCTGTCCCTGACCGCGGTCGACCTGCTGGCCTGGACGCGAACCCTGCTACTGGACGGCGAGTTGGCCACCGCCGAGCCCAAGAAGCTCCGCTACCGGCTCCTGCACGCCGCAGCCCGGATCACGCGCGGAGCCCGTCGCCTACGGCTACGGATCGCCACTACCTGGCCCTGGCGCCACGAGCTGACCGCCGCGTTCAGCCGCCTCGTCGCACTGCCCCGACCGGCCACGTGA
- a CDS encoding recombinase family protein: MRDNTESTARQYAPADEAVRLGWDREDVVVIDADLGVSGKFGAEREGFRQLVAKVCLGEVGAVFGLEVSRLARSSADFARLLELARLTDALLVDGDGVYDLSDINDRLLLGLKGSMSEAELHILAGRLQGAKRAAAERGELHFPLPVGYVYDDEGACVIDPDVEAQTAIRDVFAAFAAGGSAYAVVAAFVGRRFPLRAYGGVWASQLRWGKLTHARVLGVLGNPCYAGTYVYGRYTTRRTVEPDGTVRTGVRLLARDQWPVVLHDHHEGDITWQTLLDIEAKLKANCTHDGARPAREGLALCQGIIGCGSCGRPMATRYHRSGQAAYECSGSKADHQGTPTCRSIRADVVDDAVATRLLAQLTPGRITVALAAADEVTARHTRSQRAAELAVERARYEADRAERAFTAVDPGNRLVAQTLESRWEARLTALAEAEAALAEAHESRPPLPDRADLLALAGDLPRLWHASGTRDKDRKRLLRTLVADVTLMPEADRWRARVGLRWHTGASEVIGLERPKPAPEARRTPSAALELISRRGPRLRDAELVDELAAEGITTASGWPFDAAAVRWVRHVHKIPSPFTVPFRDGEISVKEVARRLGIAADAVYYWINHGQLAACKTPSGRWCVLWDDETEAACRRRIAESGHHTPKTRTITAGGAV; encoded by the coding sequence GTGAGGGACAACACCGAGTCCACGGCGAGGCAGTACGCGCCGGCCGACGAGGCGGTGCGGCTGGGCTGGGACCGCGAGGACGTCGTGGTGATCGACGCCGACCTGGGGGTGTCGGGGAAGTTCGGGGCCGAGCGCGAGGGCTTCCGCCAACTGGTGGCGAAGGTCTGCCTGGGCGAGGTCGGGGCGGTCTTCGGGCTGGAGGTGTCCCGCCTGGCCCGGTCCTCGGCGGACTTCGCCCGGCTGCTGGAGCTGGCCCGGCTGACGGACGCGCTGCTGGTGGACGGCGACGGGGTCTACGACCTGTCGGACATCAACGACCGGCTGCTGCTGGGGCTCAAGGGCAGCATGAGCGAGGCCGAACTGCATATCCTGGCCGGTCGGTTACAGGGTGCGAAGCGGGCCGCCGCCGAGCGGGGCGAGCTGCACTTCCCGCTGCCGGTCGGCTACGTCTACGACGACGAGGGCGCATGCGTGATCGATCCGGACGTGGAGGCGCAGACCGCGATCCGGGACGTGTTCGCCGCGTTCGCAGCCGGCGGGTCGGCCTACGCCGTAGTGGCCGCCTTCGTCGGCCGGCGTTTCCCGCTGCGGGCCTATGGAGGCGTGTGGGCAAGCCAGTTGCGCTGGGGGAAGCTCACCCATGCCAGGGTGCTGGGGGTGCTGGGCAACCCGTGTTACGCGGGCACCTACGTCTACGGCCGGTACACGACCCGGCGCACGGTGGAGCCGGACGGCACCGTGCGCACCGGGGTGCGGCTGCTTGCGAGGGATCAGTGGCCGGTGGTGCTGCACGATCACCACGAGGGCGACATCACCTGGCAGACCCTCCTGGACATCGAGGCGAAGCTGAAGGCCAACTGCACCCATGACGGCGCCCGTCCGGCCCGCGAGGGCCTGGCCCTATGTCAGGGGATCATCGGCTGCGGCTCGTGCGGGCGCCCGATGGCCACCCGCTACCACCGCAGCGGGCAGGCGGCCTACGAGTGCTCCGGGTCAAAGGCCGACCACCAGGGCACACCGACCTGCCGGTCGATCAGGGCGGATGTTGTCGATGACGCGGTTGCCACACGCTTGCTGGCCCAGCTCACCCCGGGCCGGATCACGGTCGCCCTCGCGGCGGCGGACGAGGTCACCGCCCGGCATACCCGCTCACAGCGGGCGGCCGAGCTGGCAGTGGAACGCGCCCGCTACGAGGCGGATCGCGCCGAGCGGGCGTTCACAGCGGTCGATCCCGGCAACCGGCTCGTCGCCCAGACACTGGAGAGCCGGTGGGAGGCCCGGCTCACCGCCCTGGCCGAGGCCGAAGCCGCCCTCGCAGAAGCACACGAGAGCCGTCCACCGCTGCCCGATCGGGCTGACCTGCTGGCCCTCGCTGGCGACCTTCCCCGCCTCTGGCACGCATCCGGGACCCGGGACAAGGACAGGAAACGCCTGCTCAGGACACTGGTGGCGGACGTGACGCTGATGCCGGAGGCCGACCGGTGGCGGGCCCGGGTGGGCTTGCGCTGGCACACCGGCGCGAGCGAGGTGATCGGCCTGGAGCGGCCCAAGCCGGCGCCGGAGGCCCGGCGGACCCCGTCGGCCGCCTTGGAGCTGATCAGCCGGCGTGGCCCCCGGCTGCGGGACGCCGAGCTTGTCGACGAGCTCGCCGCGGAGGGCATCACGACCGCGTCGGGCTGGCCGTTCGATGCGGCGGCGGTCCGCTGGGTCCGCCACGTCCACAAGATCCCCTCCCCGTTCACGGTCCCGTTCCGGGACGGCGAGATCTCGGTCAAGGAGGTGGCCCGCCGCCTGGGGATCGCGGCCGACGCGGTCTACTACTGGATCAACCACGGCCAGCTGGCCGCCTGCAAGACTCCCAGCGGACGCTGGTGTGTCCTCTGGGACGACGAGACCGAGGCCGCCTGCCGACGGCGCATCGCCGAATCCGGGCACCACACCCCGAAAACCCGAACCATCACAGCAGGAGGGGCAGTATGA
- a CDS encoding DinB family protein, translating to MLRAFLDYHRATLAMKCEGLTDEELRQQSMPPSTLSLLGLVRHMAEVERAWFRRVFEENDVPMVWSDKIDFQAAYDASASTRDEAFEAWEAEVENSRRIEREAESLDRAGYQPRWGEEVSLRMVMVHVLLEYGRHNGHADFLREGVDGTVGA from the coding sequence ATGTTGCGGGCTTTCCTCGACTACCACCGCGCGACTCTTGCTATGAAGTGCGAAGGACTTACCGACGAGGAACTGCGGCAGCAGTCGATGCCGCCGTCCACGCTCTCGCTGCTCGGTCTGGTTCGGCATATGGCGGAGGTGGAGCGTGCTTGGTTCCGTCGGGTGTTTGAGGAGAACGACGTGCCCATGGTCTGGTCCGACAAGATTGACTTCCAGGCGGCGTACGACGCGAGCGCGTCGACCAGGGACGAGGCGTTCGAGGCCTGGGAGGCCGAGGTGGAGAACTCGCGTCGTATCGAGCGGGAGGCTGAATCCCTGGACCGGGCCGGGTATCAGCCGAGATGGGGTGAGGAAGTATCGCTGCGGATGGTGATGGTGCACGTGCTCCTGGAGTACGGCCGCCACAACGGGCACGCAGACTTTTTGCGCGAGGGTGTCGACGGGACCGTGGGCGCCTGA
- a CDS encoding AraC family transcriptional regulator yields MVDHLKEIRRRIARLAAGSSRPVWTHQIAVFSTQHVTEPLGTVTEPMIALTAQGAKRSVLGDHIFEYHSGQYLIATVDLPLTSQITRATPAEPYLAFGLPLQPSIIAQLLLETGPTTPRPHAGPGLATSDADDRLLDAVVRLLRLLDEPRDIPVLAPSLQREIHWRLLNGPQGALIRQIGLADSRTTLVARAIAWIKTHYDQVIRIDDLADEVGMSVSSLNRNFRAVTAMSPLQYQKRLRLQKARIQLMASPHDVAAISYAVGYESPSQFSREYRRMFGAPPGQDAARLRTVEVLQE; encoded by the coding sequence ATGGTGGATCACCTCAAGGAAATCCGGCGCCGGATCGCGAGACTGGCAGCGGGCAGCTCCCGTCCTGTATGGACTCACCAGATAGCGGTCTTCTCGACCCAACACGTGACCGAACCACTGGGCACCGTGACCGAGCCCATGATCGCCCTCACGGCTCAGGGAGCGAAGCGCTCCGTCCTCGGGGACCACATCTTCGAGTACCACTCCGGCCAGTACCTCATCGCGACCGTCGACCTGCCCCTGACCTCGCAGATCACCCGCGCCACACCCGCCGAGCCGTACCTCGCGTTCGGGCTTCCCCTGCAGCCCTCGATCATCGCGCAGCTGCTGCTCGAAACCGGCCCGACGACCCCCCGCCCACACGCGGGGCCAGGCCTGGCGACCAGTGACGCCGACGACAGGCTGCTCGACGCCGTCGTCCGGCTGCTGCGCCTGCTCGACGAACCACGGGACATCCCGGTACTCGCCCCCAGCCTCCAACGCGAGATCCACTGGCGACTACTAAACGGCCCCCAGGGCGCCCTGATCAGGCAGATCGGCCTCGCCGACAGCCGGACCACTCTCGTCGCCCGCGCCATCGCATGGATCAAGACGCATTACGACCAGGTGATACGCATCGACGACCTCGCCGACGAAGTCGGAATGAGCGTCTCCTCTCTCAATCGGAACTTCCGGGCCGTGACGGCCATGAGTCCGCTGCAATACCAAAAACGGCTCCGTTTGCAGAAAGCCCGCATTCAGCTCATGGCATCGCCACACGACGTGGCCGCGATCAGCTACGCCGTGGGATACGAAAGCCCCTCACAGTTCAGCCGTGAATACCGGCGCATGTTCGGTGCACCTCCGGGTCAGGACGCAGCGCGCCTGCGAACCGTTGAAGTTCTCCAGGAATAA
- a CDS encoding aldo/keto reductase encodes MSLDSYVTLGRSGLRISQFTLGTMTFGEDHGWGSSPGDSQDILTAYLDRGGNSIDTANIYTNGHSEKIIGDYFAARSGLRDRVVIGTKFFGNLYENDPNGGGPGRKAVVQQLENSLRRLRTDYVDIYWLHNFDPSTPAEETLRALDDLVAGGKVRYVGFSDVPAWATAQAATIARFRGWAPIIAVQLEYSLLERTSEGELIPMAQALGMGVMPWGPLKSGFLSGKYSSTVTGPVDTTRTQLVGTPSEADYVVIDALDAVAREVGASPAAVALAWVRGRPGITSTLIGARRMDQFEANLRALDVTLTEAQRDALDEVSAPALNFPAENNRTLAPMIQFGGATVDGRPSMVSPLLRAASARY; translated from the coding sequence ATGTCGCTCGATTCCTACGTGACGCTCGGACGTTCCGGACTGCGTATCAGTCAGTTCACGCTGGGCACGATGACTTTCGGGGAGGATCACGGTTGGGGCAGCAGCCCCGGGGATTCCCAGGACATTCTCACGGCCTATCTCGATCGAGGCGGAAACTCGATCGACACGGCCAACATCTACACCAACGGCCATTCCGAAAAGATCATCGGTGACTACTTCGCCGCCCGGTCCGGACTGCGCGACCGGGTGGTGATCGGCACGAAGTTCTTCGGCAATCTCTACGAGAACGACCCCAACGGCGGCGGACCGGGCCGCAAGGCGGTCGTGCAACAGCTGGAGAACTCCCTGCGGCGGCTGCGGACCGACTACGTCGACATCTACTGGTTGCACAACTTCGACCCGTCCACTCCGGCCGAGGAGACACTCCGCGCGCTGGACGACCTGGTCGCCGGCGGCAAGGTCCGCTACGTCGGCTTCTCCGACGTGCCGGCCTGGGCGACGGCGCAGGCGGCCACCATCGCGCGATTCCGCGGGTGGGCCCCGATCATCGCGGTGCAGTTGGAGTACTCCCTGCTCGAACGCACCTCGGAGGGGGAGCTGATCCCCATGGCTCAGGCCCTGGGCATGGGAGTGATGCCCTGGGGGCCGCTGAAGAGCGGCTTCCTGTCCGGCAAGTACTCCAGCACCGTCACGGGACCGGTCGACACCACGCGGACGCAACTGGTCGGCACCCCGAGCGAGGCCGACTACGTCGTGATCGACGCGCTCGACGCCGTCGCCCGTGAGGTGGGCGCCAGTCCCGCCGCGGTGGCGCTGGCCTGGGTGCGGGGCCGACCTGGGATCACCTCCACCTTGATCGGCGCACGCCGCATGGACCAGTTCGAGGCCAACCTGCGGGCGCTCGATGTGACCCTGACCGAAGCCCAGCGGGACGCCCTCGACGAGGTGTCCGCTCCCGCGCTGAACTTCCCCGCCGAGAACAACAGGACGCTGGCCCCGATGATCCAGTTCGGCGGGGCCACCGTGGACGGGCGCCCTTCGATGGTGTCCCCGCTCCTGAGGGCCGCCAGCGCCCGCTACTGA
- a CDS encoding SDR family NAD(P)-dependent oxidoreductase, translating into MSLQFAGKTALVTGGGSGIGRATALALAAEGALVTVSGRTEETLKETVRLVEDAGGSARHFVADVSDESMVEATVRAAVGDTGRLDFAVNNAGYDGEFQLTTDYSTEMLDRMIAVNVRGVFLSMKYELRQMVAQGHGSVVNMSSGAGLVGVSGFSGYTATKAAEIGMTKSSALEVAPYGIRVNALCPGLVDTPMIATMDPNEEPMKSIIAAHPLGRIADANEIADAVVWLCSDKAGFVTGVALPIDGGYSVP; encoded by the coding sequence ATGTCATTGCAGTTCGCCGGCAAGACCGCCCTGGTCACCGGGGGCGGATCCGGTATCGGGCGAGCCACGGCACTGGCGCTCGCGGCCGAGGGCGCGCTGGTCACCGTCTCGGGTCGGACGGAGGAGACGCTGAAGGAGACGGTGCGCCTGGTCGAGGATGCCGGCGGCTCGGCCCGCCACTTCGTGGCCGATGTGTCTGACGAGTCCATGGTGGAAGCCACGGTCCGAGCGGCAGTCGGGGACACGGGCCGACTCGACTTCGCCGTGAACAACGCGGGCTACGACGGCGAGTTCCAGCTCACCACGGACTACTCCACCGAGATGCTGGACCGGATGATCGCCGTCAATGTCCGTGGCGTGTTCCTGTCGATGAAGTACGAACTCCGGCAGATGGTCGCGCAGGGCCACGGCTCAGTGGTGAACATGTCCTCGGGCGCGGGGCTGGTGGGTGTGTCCGGGTTCTCCGGTTACACGGCCACCAAGGCGGCGGAGATCGGCATGACCAAGAGTTCGGCCCTTGAGGTGGCGCCGTACGGGATCCGCGTCAATGCCCTGTGCCCCGGTCTGGTGGACACACCGATGATCGCGACGATGGATCCGAACGAGGAACCCATGAAGTCGATCATTGCCGCCCACCCCCTGGGGCGGATAGCCGACGCGAACGAGATCGCCGACGCTGTCGTCTGGCTCTGCTCGGACAAGGCGGGTTTCGTCACGGGCGTGGCGCTGCCGATCGACGGCGGCTACTCGGTGCCGTGA